The following proteins are encoded in a genomic region of Deltaproteobacteria bacterium PRO3:
- a CDS encoding beta-lactamase family protein — MDKIAAAFGEAIAGKVFSGAQWIAGRGAKTLYRGAFGSLSHEPGARPVGDYSLFDIASLTKPVATTTLCMLAWQSGRLDLEAQLQDYLPEFRRKEALTVRQLLQHHSGLPAWLPLFEAARGKGWSYEQVREFYLARIAEVPLEAPPVTKRIYSDLGFILLGFLLEELAGRRLEGLFWDEVAVPLGMTRTMFHPLNHPDRVMPQDIAATELCPWRGRLLCGEVHDDNAHVLGGAAGHAGLFGNALDLEIFAREILAARRGAGRLLRREAFLAFFDGEAPLKLGWDTVSPSGSQAGRYFAPNSSIGHLAFTGCSLWIDLADEKYAVLLTNRVHPSRDNEAIKEFRPRIYDLFWENPPA; from the coding sequence ATGGATAAGATTGCCGCGGCATTCGGCGAGGCCATCGCCGGCAAGGTCTTCAGCGGGGCGCAGTGGATCGCGGGGCGCGGCGCCAAAACCCTGTACCGCGGGGCCTTCGGGTCTTTGAGCCACGAGCCCGGCGCGCGTCCGGTCGGCGACTATTCCCTCTTCGACATCGCCTCGCTGACCAAGCCGGTGGCGACGACCACGCTCTGCATGCTGGCCTGGCAGTCGGGCCGCCTGGATCTGGAGGCGCAACTCCAGGACTACCTCCCCGAGTTCCGGCGCAAGGAGGCCCTGACCGTGCGGCAGCTTCTGCAGCACCATTCCGGCCTACCGGCATGGTTGCCGCTCTTCGAGGCCGCGCGCGGCAAGGGCTGGAGCTACGAGCAGGTGCGGGAGTTTTACCTGGCGCGCATCGCCGAGGTGCCGCTGGAGGCGCCGCCGGTGACGAAGCGGATCTACAGCGACTTGGGCTTCATCCTCCTGGGCTTCCTGCTGGAAGAGCTCGCGGGCCGGCGCCTGGAAGGCCTGTTTTGGGACGAGGTGGCCGTGCCGCTGGGGATGACGCGCACGATGTTCCACCCCTTGAACCACCCCGACCGCGTCATGCCGCAGGACATCGCCGCCACCGAGCTCTGCCCCTGGCGCGGCCGCCTGCTTTGCGGCGAGGTCCACGACGACAACGCCCACGTCCTGGGCGGGGCGGCGGGCCACGCGGGGCTCTTCGGCAACGCCTTGGACCTGGAGATCTTCGCCCGGGAAATTTTGGCCGCCCGCCGCGGCGCCGGGAGGCTGCTGCGCCGCGAGGCCTTTTTGGCCTTCTTCGACGGCGAGGCTCCGCTCAAGTTGGGTTGGGACACCGTCAGTCCCTCCGGCAGCCAGGCCGGGAGGTATTTCGCGCCGAATAGCTCGATCGGCCACCTCGCCTTCACCGGCTGCAGCCTATGGATCGACTTGGCCGACGAGAAATACGCCGTCCTGCTCACCAACCGCGTCCACCCCTCGCGCGACAACGAGGCGATCAAGGAATTTCGGCCGAGGATCTACGACCTCTTTTGGGAAAATCCCCCCGCTTGA
- a CDS encoding LD-carboxypeptidase, translated as MSPLRTLKKPPPLRPGDTLAVAAPASCFDREAFLQGVARLEGLGFRVRFREDIFSKKRFLAGDDARRFHELKEYLLDDEVRAIFTARGGYGSMRLLPLLETLPKDLPPKILMGYSDITSLLMFAQQRWGWVTFQGPVVAKDIGARMAAPGEASLLRSLGDPRPLGALQPEGLAALHPGRAEGRLVGGCLSLIVCSLGTPYQLDTRDAILYLEDVGEKLYSIDRMITHLRLAGLLDEVRGIVFGPLKDAHDLPAVIMDLLLDLLADLQVPILFGFPSGHLDDSWTIPLGTRVTLDADRPALIFEEGALSDG; from the coding sequence ATGTCCCCCTTAAGGACCCTCAAAAAACCCCCGCCCCTGCGCCCGGGGGACACCCTCGCCGTCGCGGCCCCGGCCAGCTGCTTCGACCGCGAGGCCTTCCTCCAAGGGGTGGCCCGGCTTGAGGGCCTGGGCTTCCGGGTCCGCTTCCGCGAAGACATCTTTTCCAAAAAACGCTTCCTCGCCGGCGACGATGCGCGGCGTTTCCATGAATTGAAGGAATATCTCCTCGACGACGAGGTGCGCGCCATCTTCACCGCCCGCGGCGGCTACGGCTCGATGCGGCTGCTGCCCCTCTTGGAGACCCTGCCCAAGGATTTGCCGCCCAAGATCCTGATGGGCTACTCCGACATCACCTCGCTCTTGATGTTCGCGCAGCAGCGCTGGGGCTGGGTGACCTTCCAGGGACCGGTCGTGGCGAAGGACATCGGTGCGCGGATGGCGGCGCCGGGCGAGGCCTCGCTCCTGCGCAGCTTGGGCGACCCCCGGCCGCTCGGCGCCCTGCAGCCCGAGGGCCTGGCCGCCCTGCACCCCGGCCGGGCCGAGGGGCGCCTGGTCGGAGGCTGTCTCTCGCTCATCGTCTGCTCCCTCGGGACGCCCTACCAGCTCGACACCCGCGACGCGATCCTCTACCTCGAGGACGTCGGCGAAAAGCTCTACTCGATCGACCGGATGATTACCCACCTGCGGCTCGCCGGTCTGTTGGACGAAGTCCGCGGCATCGTCTTCGGGCCCTTGAAAGACGCCCACGACCTGCCCGCGGTGATCATGGACCTCCTGCTCGACCTGCTGGCCGACCTGCAGGTGCCGATCCTGTTCGGCTTTCCCTCCGGCCACCTCGACGATTCTTGGACCATCCCCCTCGGGACGCGAGTGACCCTCGACGCGGATCGCCCCGCCCTGATCTTCGAGGAAGGCGCGCTCTCCGATGGATAA
- the mpl gene encoding UDP-N-acetylmuramate:L-alanyl-gamma-D-glutamyl-meso-diaminopimelate ligase — protein sequence MKIHLIGICGTGMASLAGMLKASGHEVQGSDQNVYPPMSTILEQAGIPIFSPYSAGHLKSPPDLVVVGNAISRGNPEAEEVLAKNIPHVSMPQALSRFFLEGKTPLVVAGTHGKTTTASLLAWVLESAGKDPSFFIGGLPKNFGSNFKLGKGEYFVLEGDEYDTAFFDKGPKFLHYRPRHVLLTSVEFDHADIYTDLEHVKSAFRRLLGILPAEGSLVANLDFPVVAELLRDFAHPSVTYAMNPELHDRADYFGEILATGERTSFCVASREHGKECCHHEVSWEMPGAHNVSNALGVVALCLNLGLSWQEIRQGLATFQGVKRRQDVLGEIGGVLVIDDFAHHPTAVKETVAAVRKKYPGRRLWAVFEPRSNSSKRDVFQEDYPAAFAEADRVLLADVFMPEKVKSGKVLDVDTVAAAVNRSAPEPKARHISGVEAMVAALAEESRPGDVLLFMSNGGFGGIHQKILQALRNKTT from the coding sequence ATGAAGATCCACCTCATCGGCATCTGCGGCACCGGAATGGCCAGCCTGGCGGGCATGTTGAAGGCCTCGGGACACGAGGTGCAGGGCAGCGACCAGAACGTTTACCCGCCGATGAGCACTATCCTCGAGCAGGCGGGGATCCCGATTTTCTCTCCCTATAGCGCCGGCCATCTGAAATCCCCGCCGGACCTGGTCGTCGTCGGCAACGCCATCTCGCGCGGCAACCCGGAGGCCGAGGAGGTCCTGGCGAAAAACATCCCGCATGTCTCCATGCCTCAGGCGCTCTCGCGCTTCTTCCTCGAGGGCAAGACGCCCCTGGTCGTCGCGGGGACCCACGGCAAGACCACGACCGCCTCGCTCTTGGCCTGGGTGCTGGAATCCGCCGGGAAAGACCCCAGCTTCTTCATCGGCGGTCTGCCGAAAAACTTCGGGAGCAATTTCAAGCTGGGGAAGGGCGAGTATTTCGTCCTCGAGGGCGATGAGTACGACACCGCCTTCTTCGACAAGGGGCCGAAGTTCTTGCATTACCGGCCGCGGCACGTCCTGCTCACCAGCGTCGAATTCGACCACGCCGACATCTACACCGACCTCGAGCACGTCAAATCCGCCTTCCGCCGCCTGCTCGGGATCCTCCCCGCCGAGGGGAGCCTGGTCGCCAACTTGGATTTTCCCGTCGTCGCCGAGCTTCTTCGGGATTTCGCCCATCCGTCGGTCACCTACGCCATGAATCCCGAGCTGCACGATCGGGCGGACTATTTCGGCGAAATCCTCGCCACGGGCGAGCGGACAAGCTTCTGCGTCGCCTCGCGCGAGCACGGCAAGGAGTGCTGCCACCACGAAGTCTCCTGGGAGATGCCCGGCGCCCACAACGTCAGCAATGCCCTGGGCGTCGTCGCCCTCTGTCTGAATTTGGGATTGAGCTGGCAGGAAATCCGCCAAGGCCTGGCGACCTTCCAGGGGGTCAAGCGCCGCCAGGACGTGCTGGGCGAGATCGGCGGCGTCCTGGTGATCGACGACTTCGCGCATCACCCGACCGCGGTGAAGGAGACGGTCGCGGCGGTGCGCAAAAAGTACCCCGGCCGTCGGCTCTGGGCCGTCTTCGAGCCGCGCAGCAACTCCAGCAAGCGCGACGTCTTCCAAGAAGACTACCCCGCCGCCTTCGCCGAGGCCGACCGGGTCCTTTTGGCCGACGTCTTCATGCCCGAGAAGGTGAAGAGCGGGAAGGTGCTCGACGTCGACACGGTGGCCGCGGCGGTCAACCGTTCCGCGCCGGAGCCCAAGGCGCGGCATATTTCCGGGGTCGAGGCCATGGTGGCCGCCCTGGCCGAGGAGTCGCGGCCCGGCGACGTCCTGCTGTTCATGAGCAACGGTGGCTTCGGCGGGATTCACCAAAAGATATTGCAGGCTTTGCGAAATAAAACGACCTAA
- the lipA gene encoding lipoyl synthase, with product MKPAWLKSRIPSGQNYLQLKGMLKELRLNTVCEEAHCPNIADCWERQTATVMIMGDICTRSCGFCAVKTGKPFELDAQEPEHVAEAIARLGLKHVVITSVDRDDLPDGGAGHFAKTIREVKARCPETQVEVLIPDFRGKGDSLHRIFEAEPHILNHNLETVKRLQKTVRPQASYERSLEVLQLASQAGMVAKSGLMLGLGESDTELREALRDLREVGRVTILTLGQYLRPTPQHLEVQRYVPPLEFEAWGRFAEDLGFEYVASGPMVRSSYHADEAARRFAPTPPEAGKSDLPGLTLKTP from the coding sequence ATGAAACCCGCTTGGCTCAAATCGAGGATCCCCTCCGGGCAAAACTACCTCCAGCTGAAGGGCATGCTCAAAGAGCTGCGGCTGAACACCGTCTGCGAGGAAGCCCACTGCCCCAACATCGCCGACTGCTGGGAGCGCCAAACCGCGACCGTGATGATCATGGGCGACATCTGCACTCGGAGCTGCGGCTTCTGCGCGGTGAAGACGGGCAAGCCTTTCGAGCTGGACGCGCAAGAGCCCGAGCACGTCGCCGAGGCGATCGCGCGGCTGGGACTGAAGCACGTCGTCATCACCTCGGTGGACCGCGACGACCTGCCCGACGGCGGGGCCGGGCACTTCGCCAAGACCATCCGCGAGGTCAAGGCACGCTGTCCCGAGACCCAGGTGGAAGTATTGATCCCGGACTTCCGCGGCAAGGGCGACAGCTTGCATCGCATCTTCGAGGCCGAGCCGCACATCCTCAACCACAACCTCGAGACGGTGAAGCGGCTCCAAAAAACAGTTCGCCCCCAGGCCAGCTACGAGCGCTCGCTGGAGGTGCTGCAACTCGCTTCGCAGGCGGGAATGGTGGCGAAGAGCGGCCTGATGCTGGGCTTGGGCGAGAGCGACACGGAATTGCGCGAGGCCCTGCGCGACCTGCGCGAGGTCGGCCGCGTGACGATCCTGACTTTGGGGCAATACCTGCGCCCGACGCCGCAGCACCTCGAGGTGCAACGCTACGTACCGCCGCTGGAATTCGAGGCCTGGGGGAGGTTCGCCGAGGATCTGGGCTTCGAATACGTCGCCAGCGGGCCGATGGTCCGCAGCTCCTACCACGCCGACGAGGCGGCGCGCCGCTTCGCCCCGACGCCCCCCGAGGCGGGCAAATCGGACCTACCTGGGCTTACCTTGAAAACGCCTTAA